GAGAATGACAATTTCTAGAAATGCTGCATAGAGAATTTTGTGTATTAATCTTTGCCCAAAATAGCAGCATCAAATGAAATATACATACCATATGCCTCATAGCCATGTCCAAGGATTTTTTTGACAATGTCCTTCCAAAACCTGTACTGTCAGGTGATGAAGAGTGCGCATATAAGTTATTACGGGGAGAATGTTTATTATCTTGCTTAGCAGGAGGAGCCAGCTTCCGCATATTTACTACCCTTTCAACCATCTTAGTTCCAATCATACCAGGGCTTACATTATCATTAGCTTTAGCATGTAACCTACTCATAGCTGGAATAGGAACAGAGCTTCCACTGCTACGCACAACACCATTAGGAGGGCGTCCTCTAGCTGGGGAGCAAGATTGTCGTCTAACCCTTCCATTTGTAACTGGCTCAATGGATGAAGATCTAGCACTTGGTGCTCCAGGTCTACCCCTTGTAGCTGAAGTTGGCCTGTCAGATAGTGATGTCCGTAGATTAGGTGGAGCATCATAGGAGAGCCCTGGGATATCTGAAGGCTTCCATGGTCTGGGTTTTACAGCTGGAGAACTAGGACGTGAGGCTACAGGATTTCTTGCCGTAGTAGTTGCTGGTGTAACTGAAGACGGAGATTTAATTGAAGGAGCAGTAGCATTAGCTGTACAGGACACTGAACTAGGCCGACGAGTTGGAGTTGCTGCCCTTGATGTGGACTTCGATCCAGGAATGGATGCCCTGGTTGTGAGTGTTGAGGAGCTTCTGGTTGGTGTTGAGGACCTTGTACTAGACCTGGCTGTAGGTGTTGAAGATCTTGTAGGAACCGTAGACTTAGCAGAAGGCAAGGTGGAACGAGAAGTTGGTGTTGAAGACCTTGCTGGCCGGGACATGGTTGTGGTCGATGTTGTTTTAGAAGTTGCAGTGGATGTCATTGCTTTGGATGCTGCAGTAGATGTGCGTCTAGTTGCTGATGTCAAGGAGGATGTTGCACTTGATGTGGTTCGTCCAGTTGGAGTTGAAGGTCTTGATCCACCGGATGAAGATGGTCTTCGAAGACCTGAATTTGAAGTATTTAACCCGGTAGCAGAAGCAGGTTGTCTAGATGCTAAACTGCTTCTACCAGAGGGCTCAGGCTGGGGATTTGCCAACTGCATCCAGAATAAGAAGTTGCGTATTACAATCAGTCCATTGTTCCCAACAATTTCAAGTTAAGACTGCCTAACTGGAAGCTCCAACATTCCATCTGAAATTCCTAATTTTAACTGGGGCAGGTGGTTATGGGTGGACATTAAACCGATAAAAAGGGTCCGAACCGAATTAGGTCAGTTCTTTAGTTTTGGTTCTTTGGACTGTTTTCagctttaatttttcaaaagttcGTTTTTTGGTTCTAAGATATCAGTATTTTAGTTGACCGAAATACCGCCAGTAACAATGACCACTGCAGCTGCCTCTTAGTCGTGTTCAAGAGCAAAACACCGTGGCTGCTGTTGTTTGATAAGGAGATAGAATAATCAGGTAAATCATTTATTACCAGCAATAATCCTCCTTGCACGAGAAATTTGTCCTTTTAAGAAGCTATAGTCTCATTTCTTTCAGTTTCCAGATTATGACAAAAATAGGTTGTCTCTGGATTATGTtgcaaatatatataacaaataacCATGCTAACTATAGGAATCATTTTCTTATGTTCTCATTTGTCATGCATTTCACTAATAGCCAATATCATCTAACTTTTGAAGCTCAATGATCAAAACTGAGCAAAGAGTCACATACCCTACAAGCTACAGGTGGTAGGCATAATTATGTATCTGTTTACGATTTAGGAGAACGTGTACTTTGTTAAACAAGCCTTACTACCCAACAACAATTGCACTCCTAGAAATTTACATCTACAAAAGGTGGTGAAAACTTTGAAAGATTGAGCAATGGTAATTCTAAATGCTCATGAGAAACTTCAAAAAGGAAATGCACATGAGTGTAtcatattatttgatttaagAAATTCATTACGATAACTGTGATATACCAACAAAGATGATTTTGTTGCTAATAGCATTTGCTAAGCAATGGAGCCACCATGTGTGTTTTGAAGTAAAAGACCTGCAAGGTTCTTTCTACCTgattatagatttttttttcttttattatgcTTCTTGCACATCTCTACATCCCTTCCACTGGCTGGACGTGTGGAGAAAATAACTTTAACTCATGACGATAACATTTCATGTATTAAGcatattatcatatataataCTCAACCTAATTACAGAAAATGCATTATTTCAGCAATCAAGGACGAGCTTTAGAGTATATTCTTACTCTAGATCTCAATGCAGTTGGACGAGCTTTAGCAATTCCCAGCTGACTCATCATTGATTTTTCTGACTCCATCTcaagtgaaggaaaaagaggaGTACTGGGAGGTGTTAGAAGcctgaaatacaaaaatatatcagACATAAATATACAGATAAAAGACATAAGCAGATACTCTTTTGATATAGAATGTTGAATAAGTGTGGCAAAAGATCATCCAATATCAGAGGTCTCGAGAAGCCTTTTCGCTTCTACTTTGAGCTTTTTAGCTTTTTTTTTGATTGATTGCATGGGGGGGGNNNNNNNNNNNNNNNNNNNNNNNNNNNNNNNNNNNNNNNNNNNNNNNNNNNNNNNNNNNNNNNNNNNNNNNNNNNNNNNNNNNNNNNNNNNNNNNNNNNNNNNNNNNNNNNNNNNNNNNNNNNNNNNNNNNNNNNNNNNNNNNNNNNNNNNNNNNNNNNNNNNNNNNNNNNNNNNNNNNNNNNNNNNNNNNNNNNNNNNNNNNNNNNNNNNNNNNNNNNNNNNNNNNNNNNNNNNNNNNNNNNNNNNNNNNNNNNNNNNNNNNNNNNNNNNNNNNNNNNNNNNNNNNNNNNNNNNNNNNNNNNNNNNNNNNNNNNNNNNNNNNNNNNNNNNNNNNNNNNNNNNNNNNNNNNNNNNNNNNNNNNNNNNNNNNNNNNNNNNNNNNNNNNNNNNNNNNNNNNNNNNNNNNNNNNNNGGGGGCTTAGGGCACCCACTGCTTTACTCGTTTGCATCAACATTTTGAtataagaaatttatttgttgaacatcaaaatataagtaaaattgagCTCTATATACTGAACATGTTCTCTTGCTATCCATGATGTCTGTATGAACATCAATTATTAAATGCCATTCTGTCCCAAATAGTTTGGCACGATTACCTTTGAAGGAATTCAAGTAGAGGTAATACAAAACCGCAGAGCTTTGACGTAACATGAGGCTACTGCAATGTGGTGCTTAAGATAACAAGTTCGTTTAATTGTCAGTTAGATTGTTAGGTAGGTGTTATTTTGCAGATGTTTGTTATTAGTACATATGCAGTAAGAATTGTTAATCTGAAGCAGTTATATTTCTCTCCCACTCGCTGGTTTTTCCTTACTCTAGCTTAGCTGCGCTCAATGGACTCTCAGGATTGTCACCAATTTCTGGATTTTTAATTACCATTTTGGGAATCAAACTGCTTTTCCGTTGATTATGATTCGTTAAATAAGTTCTAGTTATTTTAACGGAGAAAAAAGCCAAAAGCCCCCTAACCTATATCCGGATTTCCAACAACTTCACTTGAGTCTTATCACCCCGTGAACTATTTAAAACTGAAACTCCATCTCCCTGGGGGTGAGAGGactcaagtgaagttgaagagTGTGGTTGAAAATCCGGATATAAGTTTGGGGGCTTTTGGCTATTTTCTCTATTTAAACTACAAACATTTGTGATCTGTAGTACCTTTATGTAGTTTCCAAATATGCAATTTTAATTTCTAAGCAATTAAAATTCAATGTCTGAAGTCCcacaaaaattagaaaagttGTCTCAATTACTCCGAACCAAGCCTTTTTTGGGAGGAAGGAGGGAGTACTTATTGATACCAAATTAGAATGTCCATCACAAAAGTTTATTTATCCTCAACTTCTTACTTTGAATGTTCATCTTAAGTTCACCAGCATATCATGAGTATAGAATTTCCTGGAAGCATGGAGACCAAATTTTACAGATCGTAATCAAGTTTTGAAAGACACATTCTCCAACGAAATTCTATTtctaataactttaaaatttggaCTCTCATGTCAAAATATCCTAAATCAAAGACAAAGAGGAGAAACATTGTATAGGATCTAGACATTTAACATGGTGCTTTACATTTCTTTGCAACCTACTGTAGTAGTTATTTTTGAATCTGTCACTGTCACATTAAAGAAGCATACTCCGAAGAGTAACTTCTTAATGTTATCTTTCATAAACTCCACCGCTCCCTGAGAGGAAACAACGATTTTTCCACCCCCACCCCCCTTCAATCTTCACAATTTTGTGTTTTGACTGTACTAAACTACTCCTTAGGGTGCGCGATCAATATTGAACATTATGTCCATTTAAAGAATCAGTAAACTTGCCTGCAGAAGATTAGAGCAGACATGTATGATGGTATTCTAAAAGCTATCATTGCTTTACTCaaaaagaacaataaaaagataaagataGACAATGAAAACATAATGTAGGTGACATGACACAGACATTTCACTTGATTGAGGAATTTATGACATTTCAACCTAACCagctaaaaaaacataataaacgGAAGAAGAAGAGTCACCATCAGTACATGCTCGAGAAGAGAGTAAAATTAAAGGAGATTACCACTCATAATCATTTTTGTCATTGTCAGCATTGAGGAAATCATCAGTACCATTCTTCCTCACATTAGTGGTTGATCCAATATTGAATATAGGCGAACTTCCTGCTCTTGATTCTACAAAGGACAAAGAAtttgcaaaaataataataaatgagcTTAGCTTATGAAGCACAGTTCAATGGAAAAACCAAATTCACCACAAATCAAACCATATTGTAGTATTCTTATGCCTCTACAGCAAAGTTGCACAGACTCGTGTCGGATTCCCCAAAAATTTAGAGAATCCAACACACACCTGCTCACAACATTTTCGAAGAGTCGGAGCAACATAGATCTAAATTCATAAATCAACTAATTATATCAAAGCAGACACAAAATCACACCATAATCTCAACCAGAAACTAATAATGAAGACAATAATTGAAACAGTAAAACATCAACTGAAAAGGATTTAGTTCTCACCAAGCGGAGCATCAAATTCATCGCCGTTTTGGAAAAGGAGAAGATCATTTCTCTCCTTCTCCCTTCTTCGCATTTCGAGAAACAAACCTAgctcctcctccttctccttCATTACCGAATTCCTAAAGCTCCCCATTTGCTGTTGCAGCTCCCTTAACGCCGATTCCTCTGCCCTAAAACTTCTATTCATACTTcaaaaaaacctaaaaacccCTAATCCATCAACTCACCAAAAATTCTCCATTTCTTCTGCAAATTTCATCAAACAAAAACAGCATTTCACACTCATCATCTACACATCCTCATGAACTACTTCAACAAGCTCAATAATGCTAAAACCCAGATGTAACAAAAATTACTTGAAAAAAATCACAGAAAATTCTACAAAAAGCTTAACGAAACCGCAATTTGCAGAGACGAAAACACGGTAGGTAAaaaattagagagagaaatcaAAAAAGAGATATGATATGAAGATCATCAGAATTCAGAGAGAGAAAATTTGGAAGCTAAAAATGTTACTTATGGGAAGAACGAGGGatgaaaatgaatataaaaaaaacttttaggactaaattgttcattttgttttttttcagaATTAGCTAACTGATAGGGCAAAGTCACGAGAGTGGGGGCaaccaaaaaaaacaaatcgTGGTGTAACGGATAAGGTATCTCCGTCGTTAATCCGAGATCTCGTGTTTAATtgtaaacaataaaaatttaattataaaaacattttttacctaaacaaatttaaaaaacgctaaaaacacttttaaattcatgtacattatttttcattcattcacttGACTAACTCAACTTTAATATACCTCTAAAATCTCTATTTTCATCGcttttctcaacttttcattaaCAATTTCATGCTTCTATTGAGACCAGTTATTATGTTATATGGCAGATTGAGATATACctaaatttagttagttatgTAAATAGCATTTTTATGACTTATAATAATTTGGATAcgtgataaataatttaatcaaatttaaaaaaatattttttatatttctctctaattaaattttaagaaatataaatttaatttaatcgaATTTCACCGAATTTAAAAAGAAAGTGATGAGTGTGGGACATGTTTAATGCAACTAACTCAGCTTCTCTTTTGATGTTTTCTTCACTTGAAGGGTACGTTATCAGAATTCCAATGGTTGCTAtgtataattacaaaaatagccccacttcataaaataaaattatgttttaaaaaaagaaattataattatttctgAAATTTCAATTTTGCCTTGTTGTGAGGGAAAAAGAAGTTATAGTGGTTAGTTGTCTTCAAAAAGTTCAAATGAAGATATCATATTATCATTGCATTTCTTTTTGGATTTTCATCGAGcgtttgatatttaaaattagtttgaatttgtgttaaataaaaattatttgaatacaatattttttatttaaaaaaaattcatatgtaAAAGTCGAAACAAAAACCTTTTATTGAGAGAAAAACAATTTCATTCACTGCATCACGtcctttaataatatatttggaaaaaaaaaagaaggaaacacCAATACTTCTCATAAGAGTATGATatataaaatcttaattttaagcaaattttagtcaattttaagCAAATTCAAAATTAGTTCGAATTTGTGTTGAATAGAAATTACTCTGATACAACACTTTTTATTAAGAACCTTTTTCATACTTAAAAGTCGAAACAGAAACCTCTTATCGAGAGAAAATCAACTTCATTCATTACATCATGTCCTTTACTAATATATTTGGGGAAAAAAGAAGGAAACCTCAATACTAATTATAAGAGTATGATATATAGAATCTTAATTTTAAGcaaattttagtcaattttaagCAAATTCAAAATTAGCTTGAATTTGTGTTGAGTAGAAATTACTCGGATACAacacttttttattaaaaaaatttcatatttaaaagtCGAAACAGAATCCTCTTATCGAGAGAAATCAACTTCATTCATTACATCACGTCATTTAACAATATATTTagggaaaaaagaaaggaaacctCAATACTACTTATAAGAGTATGATatataaaatcttaattttaaGCAAATTCAAACTAAGTTTGAATTTGTGttgaatataaattattcaGATACAATACTTTTTATTAAGAACTTTTTCATACTTAAAAGTCGAAACAGAAACCGCTTATCGAGAGAAAAACAACTTCATTCATTACATCACGtcctttaataatatatttgggaaaaaaagaagaaaacctCAATACTACTTATAAGAGTGATatataaaatcttaattttaatcaattatatcatttttgtcAAGCGTAGTATAtatccaaattttattttattttatataatactaTAATTCAGCTTGATCAAACGGACTATTaatatataacaaatcaaatTGGGAATTTCGAGTAAGTATATTATATGCGTATGACACCTTGTTGAAGTAGTTGGGTAAGGTAAGTAGAACAAAattctttgtattaaaaaatgattaattaaacATTTCTTAACCATTATCCTATTTATgcctttatttgatttttttaagtgATGTTGTGGGATATAAGTTATAAGTTGGGTAATATTGTTACCTAATCATTTttataaacatgaaaaaaaaaagttagaacgattaaaaaattatataatttgttttaagtaTTTGATATCGAGactttgttgttattgtttctttttatcTGACACACGTTATGTAATAGTTCaaattgataatcaaattttaagCGACACG
The window above is part of the Solanum pennellii chromosome 5, SPENNV200 genome. Proteins encoded here:
- the LOC107020619 gene encoding mucin-5AC, whose protein sequence is MNRSFRAEESALRELQQQMGSFRNSVMKEKEEELGLFLEMRRREKERNDLLLFQNGDEFDAPLESRAGSSPIFNIGSTTNVRKNGTDDFLNADNDKNDYEWLLTPPSTPLFPSLEMESEKSMMSQLGIAKARPTALRSRLANPQPEPSGRSSLASRQPASATGLNTSNSGLRRPSSSGGSRPSTPTGRTTSSATSSLTSATRRTSTAASKAMTSTATSKTTSTTTMSRPARSSTPTSRSTLPSAKSTVPTRSSTPTARSSTRSSTPTRSSSTLTTRASIPGSKSTSRAATPTRRPSSVSCTANATAPSIKSPSSVTPATTTARNPVASRPSSPAVKPRPWKPSDIPGLSYDAPPNLRTSLSDRPTSATRGRPGAPSARSSSIEPVTNGRVRRQSCSPARGRPPNGVVRSSGSSVPIPAMSRLHAKANDNVSPGMIGTKMVERVVNMRKLAPPAKQDNKHSPRNNLYAHSSSPDSTGFGRTLSKKSLDMAMRHMDIRQSISGNLRPSMTNIPASSMYSVRSGPNRTRTVSVSDSPLATSSNASSEVSVNNNTMCLDGSEVDDAISGVKGARSPAYTHGR